From the genome of Candidatus Brocadiia bacterium, one region includes:
- a CDS encoding biopolymer transporter ExbD, producing the protein MKIKRVSMTENVGFNMTPMIDIVFQLIVFLMLATDIAQSDMAVVYLPMSSACAEDKEPDPDRLMVNVSHIQANGYADECPDWKFENGEIKKLCLNPDHWRLMVKGKTYDKKELEAVLTKAAALDQPGGPKTASNRPVMIRADAGAPFEYIAKILEAAGRSFIWKIEIGATKPPGSED; encoded by the coding sequence ATGAAGATTAAAAGAGTTTCAATGACCGAAAACGTGGGGTTTAACATGACCCCGATGATTGATATCGTGTTTCAGCTGATTGTCTTTCTGATGTTGGCTACCGATATCGCCCAGTCCGATATGGCTGTTGTCTATCTGCCGATGTCATCGGCCTGTGCCGAAGATAAAGAGCCTGATCCGGACCGGCTTATGGTGAATGTATCGCATATTCAGGCGAATGGATATGCCGATGAGTGTCCCGACTGGAAGTTTGAAAACGGAGAAATTAAAAAGCTTTGCCTTAACCCGGACCACTGGAGGCTTATGGTTAAGGGGAAGACGTATGATAAGAAAGAGCTTGAGGCTGTTTTGACAAAAGCCGCGGCTCTAGACCAGCCCGGCGGTCCGAAAACGGCTTCCAACCGTCCGGTAATGATCAGGGCCGACGCCGGCGCCCCGTTTGAATATATCGCCAAGATACTGGAAGCGGCCGGCCGGTCGTTTATCTGGAAAATCGAAATAGGCGCTACCAAGCCGCCCGGTTCTGAGGATTAG
- a CDS encoding MotA/TolQ/ExbB proton channel family protein, translating into MTKTRMITGVIAKVTLALFLVTLSGGIIYAEPPAVPETTMIDLIKAGSWVGHFIIVVSMVGLGLGIEHIINIRKIKLCPPEIVAELESLVDNAQYEDAIALCNANPNFFCNIIGASLAKINEGYDAMTAAMGEAGEEEAAKMNQKISYMSLVGNIAPMLGLTGTVTGMIAAFGIIKATASPSPAMLAKGVEEALVTTAEGLFVSMPALTAYFYYKNKVTMYVLEIGALCGEFLEKFKDIQPAEQQ; encoded by the coding sequence ATGACAAAGACACGGATGATTACTGGTGTTATTGCCAAGGTGACCCTGGCCCTGTTTCTTGTGACCTTATCGGGCGGGATAATATATGCCGAGCCGCCTGCTGTTCCGGAAACAACCATGATTGACCTGATAAAGGCCGGTAGCTGGGTCGGGCATTTCATTATTGTGGTCAGCATGGTAGGCCTGGGCTTGGGTATTGAGCATATCATCAATATACGTAAGATAAAGCTCTGCCCGCCGGAAATCGTAGCCGAGCTTGAATCGTTGGTGGATAACGCCCAGTATGAGGATGCTATAGCCCTGTGCAACGCCAATCCCAACTTTTTCTGCAATATCATTGGCGCTTCTTTGGCAAAGATTAATGAGGGCTATGACGCCATGACTGCGGCCATGGGCGAGGCCGGTGAAGAAGAGGCCGCCAAGATGAACCAGAAAATCAGCTATATGTCCCTGGTCGGCAATATCGCGCCCATGCTCGGGTTGACCGGAACGGTGACCGGCATGATCGCGGCGTTCGGTATTATTAAAGCGACGGCTTCGCCGTCGCCGGCCATGTTAGCCAAAGGCGTCGAAGAAGCCCTGGTCACCACCGCCGAAGGGTTGTTCGTTTCCATGCCGGCGCTGACCGCGTACTTCTACTATAAAAACAAGGTAACCATGTATGTCCTTGAAATCGGCGCGCTTTGTGGTGAGTTCTTGGAGAAATTCAAGGATATCCAGCCGGCCGAGCAGCAATAA
- a CDS encoding tetratricopeptide repeat protein: MKKACFIILLSVAFVILAVSFGTKAYSDTVKWSPDGGKTYKEETGDVLNETYDEIEMKSGAGTKKIKQKDVQSTTYAKQPPQMDEALRAMQQGDYNKAMEIYRKLLSDPGMRSIFKQQIAYSIALCLQQSQKFDDAIQEYDKLLKDVPQTKYYREICINKAKCALGKGDSKAAIEMLDKARLDVVKFDEKFAFEMDLLKGRIEIDDKKFSAAKATFSKVAGGAGSKYPSAADKANVGLGQCLVIEGDYDTAEKAFVKVIENSKDTIALAGAYNGRGDCYFNKAKKSKDRELYKKAIRDNYLKAKVMYPAPEGEATYEYEKSLYFSGYCYEILSQYPPPEKKQVYTEQAKALYNELIKYFPNSTFRKDAEERLKGIKAS, from the coding sequence ATGAAAAAAGCTTGCTTTATAATCCTTCTGTCGGTGGCATTTGTAATACTGGCCGTATCTTTCGGAACCAAAGCCTATTCCGATACCGTTAAATGGTCGCCGGACGGCGGAAAAACATATAAGGAGGAGACCGGTGATGTTTTAAACGAGACCTACGATGAAATCGAGATGAAAAGCGGCGCCGGTACCAAGAAAATCAAGCAAAAGGATGTTCAGTCCACCACCTATGCAAAACAGCCTCCCCAGATGGATGAGGCGTTACGGGCCATGCAGCAGGGCGATTATAATAAAGCCATGGAGATATACCGTAAGCTTCTGAGCGATCCGGGTATGCGCAGTATTTTTAAACAGCAAATTGCATACAGCATAGCACTATGCCTTCAGCAATCCCAGAAATTTGATGATGCAATCCAGGAGTATGATAAGTTGCTTAAGGATGTCCCTCAGACAAAATATTACAGGGAGATTTGCATTAATAAGGCCAAATGCGCGTTGGGCAAGGGCGATTCGAAGGCTGCCATAGAAATGCTTGATAAGGCCAGGCTGGATGTCGTTAAGTTTGACGAGAAATTCGCTTTTGAGATGGATTTGCTGAAAGGCCGCATAGAGATAGATGACAAAAAGTTTTCAGCTGCCAAGGCCACTTTTAGCAAGGTTGCCGGAGGAGCGGGCAGTAAGTACCCCAGCGCGGCTGATAAAGCTAATGTTGGCTTGGGTCAATGCCTAGTGATTGAGGGCGATTATGACACCGCCGAGAAGGCATTCGTCAAGGTTATCGAAAATTCCAAAGACACCATCGCCTTGGCCGGTGCTTACAACGGGCGAGGTGATTGTTATTTTAATAAAGCCAAGAAAAGTAAAGACCGGGAGTTGTATAAAAAAGCCATAAGGGATAATTACCTCAAGGCTAAGGTGATGTATCCGGCTCCGGAAGGGGAAGCGACTTACGAATATGAAAAGAGCCTATATTTTTCCGGGTACTGCTATGAAATACTCAGTCAGTATCCGCCGCCGGAAAAAAAACAGGTTTATACCGAACAGGCCAAAGCCCTTTATAATGAATTGATCAAGTATTTTCCCAATTCAACATTCAGGAAGGACGCGGAAGAAAGACTTAAGGGGATAAAGGCATCGTAA